The Toxotes jaculatrix isolate fToxJac2 chromosome 21, fToxJac2.pri, whole genome shotgun sequence genome includes a region encoding these proteins:
- the decr2 gene encoding peroxisomal 2,4-dienoyl-CoA reductase [(3E)-enoyl-CoA-producing] isoform X2 — MAEPQRKGELLPEDVGTDDCLTSYTHIYSPDLLKDQVAFITGGGSGIGLRIAEIFMRHGCDTVIASRNMDKLKEAAQKLSAVSGCRCLPLCVDVRQPESIAAAVDETLKQLGRIDILINNAAGNFLCPATALSFNAFKTVMEIDTMGTFNTSKVVYEKWFKDHGGNIVNISATLGYRGQALQVHAGSAKAANDAMTKHLAVEWGPSGVRVNAVAPGPISGTEGFRRLGGLRVEAAGVFQSIPLQRAGNKTEMAHCTLFLASRASSYVTGAILVADGGSWLTSANDVSMLLGYWSSEKKRDK, encoded by the exons ATGGCAGAGCCgcagagaaaaggagaactGCTGCCCGAAGATGTTGGTACAGATGACTGCCTGACTTCATACACGCACATCTACAGTCCAGATTTACTAAA GGATCAGGTTGCTTTCATCACAGGAGGGGGATCTGGAATTGGACTCAGGATAGCTGAAATCTTCATGAG gcaTGGGTGTGACACAGTGATTGCCAGCAGGAACATGGACAAACTCAAAGAG GCAGCTCAGAAGCTGTCTGCTGTGTCAGGATGCCGCTGTCTCCCTTTGTGTGTAGATGTGAGGCAGCCTGAGAGCATCgcagcagctgtggatgagaCACTGAAACAGCTGGGCCGTATAGACATCCTCATTAACA ATGCTGCTGGAAACTTCCTCTGCCCAGCCACTGCACTCTCCTTCAATGCCTTCAAGACAGTAATGGAGATAGACACTATGGGTACATTCAACACCAGCAAGGTGGTTTATGAGAAGTGGTTCAAG GATCACGGTGGCAACATTGTAAACATCTCTGCAACCCTCGGATACAGGGGGCAGGCCCTCCAGGTGCATGCTGGCTCTGCGAAGGCTGCAAATG ATGCCATGACCAAACATTTGGCTGTGGAGTGGGGGCCCAGTGGGGTGAGAGTCAATGCTGTGGCTCCTGGTCCTATCTCTGGCACAGAAGGATTCCGCAGACTAG GTGGCCTTAGAGTGGAGGCCGCTGGCGTCTTCCAGTCCATTCCTTTGCAGCGAGCAGGCAACAAGACAGAGATGGCTCACTGCACTCTTTTCTTGGCCAGCCGGGCATCCTCCTACGTGACTGGAGCCATCCTAGTGGCGGATGGTGGGTCGTGGTTGACCTCCGCCAATGACGTCTCCATGCTGTTGG gtTATTGGtcatctgaaaagaaaagagacaagtaa
- the decr2 gene encoding peroxisomal 2,4-dienoyl-CoA reductase [(3E)-enoyl-CoA-producing] isoform X1 — MAEPQRKGELLPEDVGTDDCLTSYTHIYSPDLLKDQVAFITGGGSGIGLRIAEIFMRHGCDTVIASRNMDKLKEAAQKLSAVSGCRCLPLCVDVRQPESIAAAVDETLKQLGRIDILINNAAGNFLCPATALSFNAFKTVMEIDTMGTFNTSKVVYEKWFKDHGGNIVNISATLGYRGQALQVHAGSAKAANDAMTKHLAVEWGPSGVRVNAVAPGPISGTEGFRRLGGLRVEAAGVFQSIPLQRAGNKTEMAHCTLFLASRASSYVTGAILVADGGSWLTSANDVSMLLGIASSKSAKL; from the exons ATGGCAGAGCCgcagagaaaaggagaactGCTGCCCGAAGATGTTGGTACAGATGACTGCCTGACTTCATACACGCACATCTACAGTCCAGATTTACTAAA GGATCAGGTTGCTTTCATCACAGGAGGGGGATCTGGAATTGGACTCAGGATAGCTGAAATCTTCATGAG gcaTGGGTGTGACACAGTGATTGCCAGCAGGAACATGGACAAACTCAAAGAG GCAGCTCAGAAGCTGTCTGCTGTGTCAGGATGCCGCTGTCTCCCTTTGTGTGTAGATGTGAGGCAGCCTGAGAGCATCgcagcagctgtggatgagaCACTGAAACAGCTGGGCCGTATAGACATCCTCATTAACA ATGCTGCTGGAAACTTCCTCTGCCCAGCCACTGCACTCTCCTTCAATGCCTTCAAGACAGTAATGGAGATAGACACTATGGGTACATTCAACACCAGCAAGGTGGTTTATGAGAAGTGGTTCAAG GATCACGGTGGCAACATTGTAAACATCTCTGCAACCCTCGGATACAGGGGGCAGGCCCTCCAGGTGCATGCTGGCTCTGCGAAGGCTGCAAATG ATGCCATGACCAAACATTTGGCTGTGGAGTGGGGGCCCAGTGGGGTGAGAGTCAATGCTGTGGCTCCTGGTCCTATCTCTGGCACAGAAGGATTCCGCAGACTAG GTGGCCTTAGAGTGGAGGCCGCTGGCGTCTTCCAGTCCATTCCTTTGCAGCGAGCAGGCAACAAGACAGAGATGGCTCACTGCACTCTTTTCTTGGCCAGCCGGGCATCCTCCTACGTGACTGGAGCCATCCTAGTGGCGGATGGTGGGTCGTGGTTGACCTCCGCCAATGACGTCTCCATGCTGTTGGGTATAGCCTCCTCTAAATCCGCTAAACTCTGA